A stretch of Vairimorpha necatrix chromosome 2, complete sequence DNA encodes these proteins:
- a CDS encoding putative inactive tRNA-specific adenosine deaminase-like protein — protein MIITKLTSHLQDESPSFTSIYAILVHKNDVSLTLQSLKDDLIPKYLKRVKFLSHDFVCILTNKVHSIFETIKIKIPHKPAYSIFQYEIYKEVWPCIYHHRVDIPIDHSFITKWVHTLENYSKDVSKNIFKDVSNSIVTHSNTLYTNKNTSIPFCSSCLIVDGDVLLSSTFTSPHPLGHAIFQGVDSVSRSRRGYLCTGFDAFITDEPCLSCAMAFVHGRIRRVFCLNKKQEGGVFSKEKFNMNSDLNHRYSVYLISSQNINQ, from the coding sequence ATGATTATTACCAAACTTACTTCACATCTACAAGACGAGTCCCCTTCTTTCACTTCTATATACGCCATACTAGTCCATAAAAATGATGTCTCCCTCACTTTACAATCTCTTAAAGATGATCTTATCCCCAAATATCTCAAGAGAGTCAAATTCCTCTCTCATGACTTTGTTTGTATTCTGACAAACAAAGTCCACTCTATTTTCgaaactataaaaataaaaattccgCATAAACCTGCATATTCGATTTTTcaatatgaaatttataaagaagtGTGGCCATGTATTTATCACCATAGAGTAGATATACCAATAGACCATAGTTTTATTACCAAGTGGGTCCACAcattagaaaattattctAAAGAtgtatctaaaaatatatttaaagatgTATCTAATAGTATTGTAACACATAGTAATACTTTGTATACCAATAAGAATACTTCCATTCCGTTTTGTTCTTCTTGTTTGATTGTTGATGGAGATGTTTTATTAAGTAGTACTTTTACTAGTCCTCATCCCTTGGGTCATGCAATATTCCAAGGGGTTGACTCAGTGAGTAGAAGTAGAAGAGGGTACTTGTGTACAGGCTTTGATGCCTTCATCACTGACGAGCCCTGCCTCTCCTGTGCCATGGCTTTTGTACATGGCCGAATCCGGCGAGTATTTTGTctgaataaaaaacaagaagGAGGTGTTTTCAGTAAAGAGAAGTTTAATATGAACAGTGATCTAAATCACAGATATTCTGTGTATTTAATAAGTTCCCAGAACATAAATCAATAA
- a CDS encoding NOL1/NOP2/Sun family protein, whose translation MIENSYNDFLRETILSLFPKKEALLFMEESDKKRPLTIRLNKLLTTKKELTKKLSSRGMDIENVEWCDDALVVFSSSVPVGATPEYLAGHYIIQGASSMLSVLNLNIKDNLLVLDMCSAPGGKSQYISALMNNTGVLFCNDINEERVLSLRSNLLRMNTQNAIVLNMDARRLCLPLVDRVLLDAPCSGTGVISKDQSIKMNRTESDLRKTVFRQKELILKGFDTLKKGGIMIYSTCSVLVKENEEVVTYLLSKRVNARVVECEVDVGRPGFPTFRGVAYHPSMSLTRRIYPHVHNMDGFYYAKIEKQ comes from the coding sequence ATGATTGAGAATTCTTATAATGATTTCTTAAGAGAGACAATCTTGTCTCTCTTCCCCAAGAAAGAAGCACTGCTCTTCATGGAAGAATCTGACAAGAAAAGACCCCTCACCATTAGACTCAATAAACTCCTCACTACTAAGAAAGAACTCACTAAGAAACTCAGTTCTAGAGGCATGGACATTGAGAATGTAGAGTGGTGTGATGACGCACTAGTAGTCTTCAGTAGTAGTGTGCCAGTAGGAGCCACTCCTGAATATCTAGCAGGTCATTACATCATCCAAGGGGCTTCTTCTATGTTGAGTGTACTAAATCTCAATATAAAAGACAATCTACTAGTCCTTGACATGTGTAGTGCCCCAGGGGGGAAGAGTCAATATATCAGTGCACTTATGAATAATACAGGCGTATTATTCTGTAATGATATAAATGAGGAGAGGGTCTTGTCTCTTAGGAGTAATCTACTAAGAATGAATACTCAGAATGCTATAGTACTGAATATGGACGCAAGAAGACTCTGTCTCCCTTTGGTAGACAGAGTCTTACTTGACGCCCCTTGTAGTGGCACAGGGGTCATCTCTAAAGACCAGAGTATTAAGATGAACAGGACAGAGTCAGACTTAAGAAAGACAGTCTTCAGACAGAAGGAATTAATCCTTAAAGGGTTTGATACACTGAAGAAGGGGGGTATAATGATTTATAGTACATGTTCAGTATTAGTAAAAGAGAATGAAGAAGTAGTGACTTATCTCTTGAGTAAGAGGGTGAATGCCAGAGTAGTGGAGTGTGAAGTGGATGTGGGGAGACCAGGGTTCCCTACTTTCAGGGGAGTGGCTTATCACCCTAGTATGTCCTTGACACGGCGAATATACCCACATGTGCACAATATGGATGGATTTTACTACGCCAAGAtagaaaaacaataa
- a CDS encoding putative methyltransferase — translation MKTIKFLLINLICIKGAYNLENYEDIPYVDMDRRLENYMATNSSKNILKNNLGTNCIPQQACVSPTQVMKPITQPVVQPAVQPTYAPQPIQTQPTYAPQPIQTQPVVQPSFAPQQTNCLTPQSCNVPIRQNEKYTCNPQKINPPTQSCRPENWQVSRQDMCQNERSILNNQRNTCQNTNYNDYYNDSNYDSDYYDYDDDRRGNINNNINNILKDAVLIVRPGSELHRNLQKALRSSTTVKVVRSNKRSRLTSSDEEENTQNIFQDSKIPKKKRRDVENRLMAGLKEIETIRKELEEEKKKTNLKGNEETKEDKIKNDSSKDDSKKKKTKLKETTLKDNDEDIKEEEDIIE, via the coding sequence ATGAAGACTATAAAATTCCTCTTAATAAACTTAATATGTATAAAAGGCGcatataatttagaaaactATGAAGATATTCCATATGTAGACATGGACAGGAGACTGGAGAATTATATGGCGACTAACTCGAGCaagaatatattaaaaaacaatttaggGACTAACTGCATACCACAACAGGCATGTGTATCACCCACACAAGTAATGAAGCCTATAACACAACCAGTAGTACAACCAGCAGTACAACCTACATATGCTCCACAGCCCATTCAAACTCAGCCCACATATGCTCCACAGCCCATTCAAACTCAGCCAGTAGTGCAACCCTCATTTGCTCCTCAACAGACCAATTGTCTTACTCCTCAATCTTGTAATGTACCAATAAGACAAAATGAAAAGTACACTTGTAATCCACAGAAAATCAACCCGCCTACTCAATCTTGTAGACCAGAGAACTGGCAAGTGTCTAGACAAGACATGTGTCAGAATGAAAGAAGCATATTGAATAATCAAAGGAACACATGTCAAAATACTAATTACAATGATTATTACAATGATAGTAATTATGATAGTGATTATTATGATTATGATGATGATAGAAGAggtaatattaataataatattaataatatcttAAAAGACGCTGTACTAATAGTAAGACCAGGATCAGAATTACATAGAAATCTACAGAAAGCACTAAGATCAAGTACAACAGTCAAAGTAGTAAGAAGTAATAAAAGATCAAGATTGACATCATCAGacgaagaagaaaatacaCAGAATATATTCCAGGACTCTAAGATACCAAAGAAGAAGAGAAGAGATGTAGAGAATAGACTGATGGCGGGATTAAAAGAGATAGAAACAATAAGAAAAGAActagaagaagaaaagaaGAAGACTAATTTGAAAGGGAACGAAGAGACTAAAGAGGATAAGATAAAGAATGATAGTAGTAAAGACGACAgtaagaagaagaagactAAATTAAAGGAGACAACACTAAAAGACAATGACgaagatataaaagaagaagaagacaTTATTgaataa